Part of the Flavobacterium alkalisoli genome is shown below.
AGGCGGATGGCAGGTAAATGAATGGGTTAAGAAAGCAGTGGTTATGTATTTCCCTATCCAGAAAATGGAAACCCTGGAAGCAGGTATTTTTGAATACCATGACAAAATGCCTTTAAAACGTAACTATGCAGAAAAAGGTGTTCGTGTGGTGCCAAATGCAGTAGCACGTCACGGTGCTTTTATCTCTTCAGGTGTTATCCTTATGCCTAGTTATGTAAACATTGGTGCTTATGTAGATGAAGGTACAATGGTAGATACATGGGCAACAGTAGGTAGCTGTGCACAGATAGGTAAAAATGTTCACCTTAGTGGCGGTGTAGGTATTGGCGGTGTATTAGAGCCATTACAGGCTGCTCCGGTTATTATTGAAGATGGAGCTTTTATTGGGTCAAGATGTATTGTGGTAGAAGGTGTAAGAGTAGAAAAAGAAGCTGTTTTAGGCGCTAATGTTTGCCTTACTGCCTCTACAAAGATTATTGACGTTACAGGAGACACTCCGGTAGAAATGAAAGGTATTGTACCTGCACGCAGTGTGGTAATACCGGGTAGTTATACCAAAAAATTTGCTGCAGGCGAATATCAGGTTCCTTGTGCACTTATTATTGGTAAACGTAAAGAATCTACAGATTTAAAAACATCCCTTAACAATGCACTTAGGGAGTATGACGTAGCAGTATAATTAATGCTTTATATAAAACTAAAAGGGATTGCTAAGCAATCCCTTTTTTATTTCTTCTTACCCTTAAGCTTGCGCTTCAAATATTTCTTTTTGGTTATTTTTCGTTTAAACTGCAGTGTCTTACCAAGCAGTATACCATAAAGTTTGTCCGCCGACTGTCCGCTAAGTTCTGCATACTTTTCGGCAATAATCTTTACCATGGTACGTGAAGGCCAAAGCTTTTTAAAGTTATCCATACGTGCTTCAATACCCATATCCTCAAACTTCATCCTGTTAAGGTCTATCAGGTAAAAATCATATTGTGTATTACCCTTATTTACAATTAGTGTATTGCCCGGCGAATGGTCTAAAAAGTTAACCCTGCTTTCATGCATTTTAAAGGTAAACTCGGTAAACTGTTCCAGTATTTCCTTTCGGTTTTCAAACATAGGGTCGTGTATCAGTTCCCTAAAGGTAAAGTCATAATTTATATGCCTGCAAATGTAAAAGCTCTCTTTTAGTCCTGTTGCGGTACGTTCTTCTACATAAGCAATAGGAAACGGAGTAAGTATTTCGTGCTGCAAAAGGTATTGTGCATACTCAAACGAGCGCCTTGCCTTAGACGGCCTTAATAACGAATACACTACCGAATTCATGGCATTAGGCCTTTTAAAGTACTTTAAATTGACCTTTTCGTCTGCTAAAAAATTGGTTTTAATAATGTTTCGTGAGCCTTTAACAAGCATTTCCCCTTCGTTATGGAACTGCTGTACCAAATTGAGTATTAAGTCTTTTTGGGAAGCATAGTCGGGATGGGTGTAGATGTTTAAAGGCATAGGATAATTTTGCCTTAAAAGTAGAAAAAAAGTATTACTTTGCAATAGATTTAGTTGTATGAAGAAAGTACTTATTATCCAAAATAAGCGTATAGGCGATGTTTTAATCGCATCGGTAATTGCCAATAACTTTAAAGCAAAATACCCCGACAGTATAATTCACCTTATGGCGTATGATTTTACTGAAGGTGTGGTGATGAACAACCCAAACATTGACAGGTTTATTTCGGTTAAGGAAAAAGAACTTAAAAAACTCCCTGTACTTTTAGAAACCATACAGCAGATAAGAGCCGAAAAATATGATATTATTTTTGACTCTTACTCAAAAACCCAAAGCAGGATTATCTGTAAATTCTCGGGTGCTAAAATGACAATTGGCAACAAGAGCCGTAAAAAACTGGGTAACTGGGGGTATTACACCCATCCTACACGTCCGCTTAAGGAAGGTAGCCATATTTGCGGTAAAGCCATAGAAGACCGTATTCACCTTTTACAGATAGCAGGTAATTTTGAGCCTATAGATTATGAGCCACACATTTTCCTTTCGGAAGAAGAGAAAAAAGAAGACTGGCTAAATAAATACCGTGACAAAAAAGTTATCGTTTTAGGCGTTTTGGGTAGTACTCCGCAAAAATCGATGCCTTATGAGTATGTGGCGGAAATGTGTGATTTTATAGCCGAACACTACAATGTATACATCTTCTTTAACTATGCACCTCATCAAAAGGAGGAAGCCATGAAGATTTATGAGATGTGCAAATACAAAGAGAATATCATCCTTGATGTTTATCCGGAAACCATACGTGATTTTATTAAGGTAATGTACCAGGCCGATGCCCTTGTGGCAAACGAAGGCGGAACAGTACACATTGCTAAAGCATTAGGCAAGCCTACATTTACTATTTTCTCTCCTTATGTAAACAAGGCGCACTGGGCCAGTTTTGAGGATGGAAAATTTCATAAAAGCGTACACCTGCTGGAAATGAAGCCTAATCTGTATGACAGCTTTACCTATGATCAGCGCAAAAAAATAGAGAAAGACCCGCACGAACTTTACAAACAGCTAACTCCTGAAATGATACTGCCGGAGCTGGACAGTTTCCTTAAAAACAACCTATAGAGCAAAAAAAAGCATCGTTATTTAACGATGCCATATTCTGTCCATTTTCTTTTCTCGGTTCGGGTTACTTTCCTTATCGACCTGTTTTTATTTATCGATTCCGGAGTTGCATAACCTCTTGGGTGATCTAAGTGCAGGCATATAGTACTGTAACGAATCTGTTTTGGTATAACACCATAGTTAACCAGTCTTTCTCCCAGCTCCCTGTCCTGTCCGCCATACTGCATCCTTTCATCAAAACCATTAACCGCTTTTATATCCTTAATCCAACCTGATGAGTTATGTCCGTTCCAACTTGGCTTAGTAGTAGTCAACATATTAAACAGGGCACTTTTAATACCCATAGCATCTACCTTATTATTTTTAAATGAAGCAGACATACCGTTCTTTTTAAGCCATTCCACATCAAAACACCTGCCTGAGTAGATATCCTCTTTGCTAAGTGATTTAGAAAGCTCCATGGGTAGTTTGTGGTAACCTCCTGAAAGGAAATACCCCTCTTCACGAAACTTGATGTGCTGCTCTATAAAATCAGGACGCGGTATACAGTCGCCGTCGCTCATTAAAACATAATCAGTAGTACAGGCAAGAAGTGCTTTATTAAGTATTTGTGATTTTTGAAATCCGTTATCTTCGTGCCAAACGTGAATTATAGGGTAAGAAACCTCTTCCCTCATTGCATTAATCATTTCCTTGGTGTCTTCACGCGACCCATCATCTGCAATAACCATCTCAAACTCTTTATAAGTTTGAGTGTTATAACCCCACAGTACTTTTTTCAGCCATTCTACCGAATTGTAAGTACTAATTATTACAGAAATATTCTTTTGCATCATGCCGCAAAGATAATTCAATTTTTTTTAGTTTTGTGAAATTCAAACCCGCCATAGCTAATGAATAAACTTTCTGTAATTATCCCGGCATATAACGAAGAGGCCTACATAGAAGATGCAATCAAATCGGTAAGGGAAGCATATGAGATTATTGTTATTGACTCTTACAGTACCGACAGCACTAAAGAAAAGGCTCTTGCATTGGGATGCAAGGTTATAGAAAGGAAGTTTGACAATTTTTCTGCACAAAAAAACTTTGCCCTTCCTTATGCTACCGGCGACTGGATTCTGTTTATGGACGCCGATGAGCGCGCTACACAAAAATTATGGTTTGAAATCCAGGATACTATTGCTAATCCTAAAAATGAAGGATACAAAATAAAGTTTCTGCATTTTTACATGAACAGGTTTTTATACCATAAGGTTGACCGTGTAACCCGACTGGTAAAAAACAAGGATATTAAGTTTACGGGAGATGTTCATGAAAAACTGCATATAAACGGCAGTATAGGCGAACTTAAGAACTTTATGGTTCACTATACCTACAAAGGCTTTTTTAACTGGCTGCAAAAAAAGGATTCTTATGCGTGGTTCCAGGCAGGTATGGGCTTCAAGAAAGGAAAAAAGGTTACCTATTTCCACTTGATATTTAAGCCGATGTACCGTTTTTTCCACACTTACATAATAAAAAGAGGCTTTTTAGACGGTATACCGGGACTGGCACTGGCAAGTATTAATGCCTATGGGGTTTTGTCCCGCTATGCAAAACTGCTTTTATTACAACGAGGACTAAAATAATTTAAGCTTCCCAAACTTTAGCTTTAGCTTAAACTTAAACAGGCTGTACTCCCCTTTTACATCTATACGCTGTATTTCATACTTTTCCTTTAACGGGAAAGCATTTATACGATTTCCTATCTTAAGGGCCATTTTCATTCCATTTTGTTCAAGCAATTGCTTAAAATGCGATTTTGCAGGTTCTTTTTTAGGATAATTACCATAAGGATAAGCTACCGCAGGATATACCTCAAGGTTATTCTGACTGATGAAATCATTACAGTTTTTAAAATCCTCATTTATCTCCTCATCACTCATTTGGGCATAGCGCCTGTGCATAAAAGAATGATAGCTAAGCTCTATCAGTTCACTATCTAAAGACTGCAATTGCTCTACGGTCATAATAGGTTCTGAACCCTCATTCCATAGGTCCGATTTACCTACATAATTAAACGGTATAAAGAACGTAGCCTTAAGGTTATACTTTTTTAATAAGGGCATGGCAAACTCCAATTGATTTACCGTAACATCATCAAAAGTTATAACAATACTTTTCTCAGGAATATTTTTATTTTTTTCGAGTTCGGATAAATGAAAAGTAGTATACTTGTATGCGATATAGCTAAACTGCTCTTCCAGCTTTTGTTGCGAAATTGTCAGTCCTTTGCTTTTTTCGTTGAAAGCGGACACGTTATGATACATTAAAACTGGTAATTTAGCCATTATTTTTTAAAATTTTAATAGTGTAAAATTATTACATTTGCCAATATATACCATTTTATGCCACAAAATAATTTGAGTCAGAAAATAACCGCACTAGCTATTACTTTTAATGAGGAAGACAATATAAATAGATATGTGGAGAGTTTATCGTTTGCAGACGAGATTATTGTAGTGGATTCTTTTAGTACAGATGCTACTAAAGAAATGGCAGAAAAGCTAAATGTAAAATTCATCCAAAACGAGTTTAAGGACTTTTCCAGCCAAAGAAACTTTGCCATTGAACAGGCATCAAACGACTGGATATTGTTTTTTGACCTTGACGAAATTGTTACCCCTTCTCTTGAAAACGAAATAAAACAGGTGGTTGCCAATAATGATGGTGCTGTAGCCTATTTTGTAAAACGTAAATTTCACTTTATGGGTAAACACATACGTTTTGGCGGATGGAGAACCGATAAAGCAATAAGGGTATTTAACAAACAATATTGCAAGTACACCGGGTTAGTACATGAGGTTATAACCGCTAAAGGAAAAGTATCTACACTAAAGGAAAAAGTTGACCATTACAGCTATAAAAGCTTTGACAATTATAATGGCAAACTGAATCTTTACAGTAAACTACAGGCAGAAAACCTGTATAGCAAAAAAGTACGGCCAAATGCCTATCATTTTCTTTTCAGGCCGTTTTACCGTTTTTGCTGGCAGTATTTTTACAGGCTAGGTATACTTGACGGAAAAGAAGGCTTTATACTGGCTTACATACACTCATTTTCGGTATTTAAACGATACCTGCAATTATGGATGAAATACAGGAAAGTAGACTAATAAACTACAGGTACTGATCTACCCCCTGCTCACAGCGGATTATTTTCTTTTCTATAGTTTCCTGCTGTATCCTCTCGTTTGCCTCAAAATTGTCCCTTGAGTTTATCTTATGGTGAATATGGAAAACAATACCTGCATAACGCAGCCTTTTTGCTATAACGCCGTTATTGCCCATTCGAATAACAAGATCTGAGTCCTCCCTGCCCCAGCCTTCAAAACTTTCGTTATAACCGTTTACGGCTATAAAATCGCTTTTCCAGTAAGAAACATTACATCCCCTAAATTTATCTGAGTATTCTTTATGGGGTTTATACATTCCGGCTAAAAAGGGAATATGCAGGCTACGGGTTTTATTTTTTATCAGCTTAGAAAAAAAACTAAAGGAAGTGATCTTATTCTCCAACACCTCTTTTACGGCATCTTCAAGTATATTTACCCTCGCTCCGTATAAATACATATTGCGTTCTGCTGCATTAATATGGTCTTCTATAAAATTGCGGTGCATAATGCAGTCACCATCAATTTGTATAATATAATCACTGTCACTACCTGCAACTGCTTTATTAAGTATTTTGGATTTCCTGAAACCGTTATCTTCCTGCCAAAAGTGTTTTACAGGTATACTTATTTCATTTTTAAACTGCTCTATAAGCAATTTCGTTTCTTCTTTAGAACCGTCATCGGCAATAAGCACCTCATCAGGAAGTACCGTTTGCTCTTTAAGGCTTTTAAAAACCACCTTCAGGGCCTGTGGCCAGTTATAAGTAGATACTAGTAAAGAAGTACGCATAATTATGTTTTAAATACGGGCTTTTGCAAAACTATTGTTTTTTTTGTTATTACTTTACAAAAACAATAAATTGCAGCAACAAAAAAACAGCCTCACCTATGTTTGATATAGCAGTTATACTTGTTCATTATAACTCAGGAACACTTACTGCCGATTGTGTAAAATCGATAATTAAAAGTACCTCAAATACACTGAATTATCAGATTATAATCGTTGATAACTGCTCTGAATATGAGGATTACCAAAATCTTAAACAGGTATGCGAAACAATTGATTTCCCTAACATTCAACTGGTAAGAAGCAAAATCAATACCGGATTTGGAGGAGGAAACATGATTGGTGTTCAGCATGCAAACGCAAAATACCTTGCGTTTATCAATAACGATACACTATTTATAAACGATTGCCTTAACATATTAAAAGACAATCTTGAAAAAAACAATGATATAGGTATTGCCGGCGGACAATCATTCAAACCTAATGGTGACTTTATGATTTCTCTGGATCACTTTGCCTCACCTGCCCGCGAAATTTTCGGGCGTAGTTTTCTGGAGAAAATAAATCCGAAGCAATATCCTAAACGCAAAAAACGGTATATAGAACCTGTAAAGGTAAATTTTGTTCCGGGTAGCTTTATGTTTATACGTTCGGAAGATTTTAATGAGGTGGGCGGATTTGACACAAACATCTTTCTTTATTATGAGGAAACCGACTTATGCAAACGCCTAAGGAAAAAGGGCAAATATGCATACCTTATCCCTTCGGCAGAGTTCATTCACTATCACGGTGCAAGTACCGAAAAATCGATAGCAATAAAAAAGGAACTGCGCATTTCGCTGTTTTATATTATGCTTAAACACTATGGCATTGCAGGTTATTTTTTGGTATTTCTGTTTCTGCTTATCAAATATTTTTTCAGCAGTATATTTAAACCTAAAAACTGGCCTGTGTTTTTCCTTCTACTAAAAGGCGCACCACTTTCAGATTCACTTAAACTGAAACAAAAAATAGCAACGAATTAGATATAAAAAAACAGGTTAGTTAACCTGTTTTAATCATTAAAATATTTTTCGTAATAAGGCTTATAGCCTGGCTTTTTAATTTTGGAATGTTTAAACCACTGCCCAAAGTTCTTAAAGAAAAGTTTTGTTTTAGACAGTTGCAGGTTTTCATCTTTAGCAACAAGTTCTTTTAAATCTGCAAGCGACTTAGAAGGTAAGTAGCCCAACTCTTTCCAT
Proteins encoded:
- a CDS encoding 2,3,4,5-tetrahydropyridine-2,6-dicarboxylate N-succinyltransferase; this translates as MSNLQTIIEQAWENRALLQEETTTSAIREVIELLDAGKLRVAEPVEGGWQVNEWVKKAVVMYFPIQKMETLEAGIFEYHDKMPLKRNYAEKGVRVVPNAVARHGAFISSGVILMPSYVNIGAYVDEGTMVDTWATVGSCAQIGKNVHLSGGVGIGGVLEPLQAAPVIIEDGAFIGSRCIVVEGVRVEKEAVLGANVCLTASTKIIDVTGDTPVEMKGIVPARSVVIPGSYTKKFAAGEYQVPCALIIGKRKESTDLKTSLNNALREYDVAV
- a CDS encoding glycosyltransferase family 9 protein, with translation MKKVLIIQNKRIGDVLIASVIANNFKAKYPDSIIHLMAYDFTEGVVMNNPNIDRFISVKEKELKKLPVLLETIQQIRAEKYDIIFDSYSKTQSRIICKFSGAKMTIGNKSRKKLGNWGYYTHPTRPLKEGSHICGKAIEDRIHLLQIAGNFEPIDYEPHIFLSEEEKKEDWLNKYRDKKVIVLGVLGSTPQKSMPYEYVAEMCDFIAEHYNVYIFFNYAPHQKEEAMKIYEMCKYKENIILDVYPETIRDFIKVMYQADALVANEGGTVHIAKALGKPTFTIFSPYVNKAHWASFEDGKFHKSVHLLEMKPNLYDSFTYDQRKKIEKDPHELYKQLTPEMILPELDSFLKNNL
- a CDS encoding glycosyltransferase family 2 protein, which produces MNKLSVIIPAYNEEAYIEDAIKSVREAYEIIVIDSYSTDSTKEKALALGCKVIERKFDNFSAQKNFALPYATGDWILFMDADERATQKLWFEIQDTIANPKNEGYKIKFLHFYMNRFLYHKVDRVTRLVKNKDIKFTGDVHEKLHINGSIGELKNFMVHYTYKGFFNWLQKKDSYAWFQAGMGFKKGKKVTYFHLIFKPMYRFFHTYIIKRGFLDGIPGLALASINAYGVLSRYAKLLLLQRGLK
- a CDS encoding glycosyltransferase family 2 protein, translated to MPQNNLSQKITALAITFNEEDNINRYVESLSFADEIIVVDSFSTDATKEMAEKLNVKFIQNEFKDFSSQRNFAIEQASNDWILFFDLDEIVTPSLENEIKQVVANNDGAVAYFVKRKFHFMGKHIRFGGWRTDKAIRVFNKQYCKYTGLVHEVITAKGKVSTLKEKVDHYSYKSFDNYNGKLNLYSKLQAENLYSKKVRPNAYHFLFRPFYRFCWQYFYRLGILDGKEGFILAYIHSFSVFKRYLQLWMKYRKVD
- a CDS encoding polysaccharide deacetylase family protein; its protein translation is MAKLPVLMYHNVSAFNEKSKGLTISQQKLEEQFSYIAYKYTTFHLSELEKNKNIPEKSIVITFDDVTVNQLEFAMPLLKKYNLKATFFIPFNYVGKSDLWNEGSEPIMTVEQLQSLDSELIELSYHSFMHRRYAQMSDEEINEDFKNCNDFISQNNLEVYPAVAYPYGNYPKKEPAKSHFKQLLEQNGMKMALKIGNRINAFPLKEKYEIQRIDVKGEYSLFKFKLKLKFGKLKLF
- a CDS encoding lipopolysaccharide kinase InaA family protein, with the protein product MPLNIYTHPDYASQKDLILNLVQQFHNEGEMLVKGSRNIIKTNFLADEKVNLKYFKRPNAMNSVVYSLLRPSKARRSFEYAQYLLQHEILTPFPIAYVEERTATGLKESFYICRHINYDFTFRELIHDPMFENRKEILEQFTEFTFKMHESRVNFLDHSPGNTLIVNKGNTQYDFYLIDLNRMKFEDMGIEARMDNFKKLWPSRTMVKIIAEKYAELSGQSADKLYGILLGKTLQFKRKITKKKYLKRKLKGKKK
- a CDS encoding glycosyltransferase family 2 protein produces the protein MFDIAVILVHYNSGTLTADCVKSIIKSTSNTLNYQIIIVDNCSEYEDYQNLKQVCETIDFPNIQLVRSKINTGFGGGNMIGVQHANAKYLAFINNDTLFINDCLNILKDNLEKNNDIGIAGGQSFKPNGDFMISLDHFASPAREIFGRSFLEKINPKQYPKRKKRYIEPVKVNFVPGSFMFIRSEDFNEVGGFDTNIFLYYEETDLCKRLRKKGKYAYLIPSAEFIHYHGASTEKSIAIKKELRISLFYIMLKHYGIAGYFLVFLFLLIKYFFSSIFKPKNWPVFFLLLKGAPLSDSLKLKQKIATN
- a CDS encoding glycosyltransferase family 2 protein, which translates into the protein MMQKNISVIISTYNSVEWLKKVLWGYNTQTYKEFEMVIADDGSREDTKEMINAMREEVSYPIIHVWHEDNGFQKSQILNKALLACTTDYVLMSDGDCIPRPDFIEQHIKFREEGYFLSGGYHKLPMELSKSLSKEDIYSGRCFDVEWLKKNGMSASFKNNKVDAMGIKSALFNMLTTTKPSWNGHNSSGWIKDIKAVNGFDERMQYGGQDRELGERLVNYGVIPKQIRYSTICLHLDHPRGYATPESINKNRSIRKVTRTEKRKWTEYGIVK
- a CDS encoding glycosyltransferase family 2 protein, with amino-acid sequence MRTSLLVSTYNWPQALKVVFKSLKEQTVLPDEVLIADDGSKEETKLLIEQFKNEISIPVKHFWQEDNGFRKSKILNKAVAGSDSDYIIQIDGDCIMHRNFIEDHINAAERNMYLYGARVNILEDAVKEVLENKITSFSFFSKLIKNKTRSLHIPFLAGMYKPHKEYSDKFRGCNVSYWKSDFIAVNGYNESFEGWGREDSDLVIRMGNNGVIAKRLRYAGIVFHIHHKINSRDNFEANERIQQETIEKKIIRCEQGVDQYL